Proteins encoded in a region of the Mesoflavibacter profundi genome:
- a CDS encoding 4Fe-4S dicluster domain-containing protein encodes MAIIITDECINCGACEPECPNTAIYEGADDWRYKDGTSLEGKLVLPDGKEVDADEAQEPLSDEIYYIVPDKCTECKGFHEEPQCAAVCPVDCCVPDDDHVESEETLLGKQKFMHPDG; translated from the coding sequence ATGGCAATTATTATAACAGACGAATGTATTAACTGCGGAGCTTGCGAGCCTGAATGCCCAAACACTGCGATATACGAAGGTGCTGACGATTGGAGATATAAAGATGGAACAAGTCTAGAAGGGAAATTGGTTTTACCAGATGGTAAAGAGGTAGATGCAGATGAAGCACAAGAGCCATTAAGTGACGAGATTTACTACATTGTTCCAGATAAATGTACAGAATGTAAAGGGTTTCATGAAGAGCCACAATGTGCTGCAGTTTGTCCTGTAGATTGTTGTGTGCCTGATGATGATCATGTAGAAAGTGAAGAAACCTTACTTGGTAAACAAAAATTTATGCATCCTGATGGATAA
- the folE gene encoding GTP cyclohydrolase I FolE: MPYKKFEEYNMQVTDDVKERYKSIIEELGENTERDGLLKTPERAAKAMQFLTQGYQQDAAEILKGAMFKEDYNDMVIVKDIELYSLCEHHILPFFGKAHIAYIPNGHIVGLSKLPRIVDVFARRLQVQERLTHQILDCINDTLKPEGVAVVIEASHMCMMMRGVQKQNSVTTTSGFRGAFQNIETRTEFLNLINANLS, from the coding sequence ATGCCATATAAAAAATTTGAAGAATACAATATGCAAGTTACCGATGATGTAAAAGAAAGGTACAAAAGCATAATTGAAGAGTTAGGCGAAAATACAGAACGTGATGGCTTGTTAAAAACACCAGAACGCGCAGCAAAAGCGATGCAGTTTTTAACACAAGGTTATCAACAAGATGCTGCCGAAATTTTAAAAGGCGCCATGTTTAAAGAAGATTACAACGATATGGTTATTGTTAAGGATATCGAGTTGTATTCGCTGTGCGAACATCATATCTTACCATTTTTTGGTAAAGCACATATTGCCTACATACCAAACGGACATATTGTCGGGTTAAGTAAATTACCTAGAATTGTGGATGTTTTTGCTAGACGTTTACAAGTGCAAGAACGCTTAACACATCAAATTTTAGATTGTATAAATGATACTTTGAAACCTGAAGGCGTAGCAGTAGTAATAGAAGCAAGTCATATGTGTATGATGATGCGTGGCGTACAAAAACAAAATTCGGTAACCACAACATCTGGATTTAGAGGCGCTTTTCAAAATATCGAAACTCGTACAGAGTTTTTAAATTTGATTAATGCGAATTTGAGTTAG
- a CDS encoding acyl-CoA reductase, whose translation MSNKYTIKDAFIKLGEFLSQFTTNGIVKKDNILNNDLFFDGFKHQIKLAKEHNGWFTENNILFALEGWSNLLTKNNLNQWLSGYNLNEVEAKKIAIIMAGNIPLVGFHDFLSVIITGHEVLVKQSSNDKHLLPFLAKYLEYVKPDLKGKITFTEDKLQDFDAVIATGSNNTARYFEYYFKNKPSIIRQNRNSVAVLTGDETEEQLSGLSEDIFRYYGLGCRNVSKLFVPKDYNFDAFFKAMYKWHPIIEEAKYANNYDYNKAVYLMSEFDMLENGFLMIKEDQSYASPIATVFYEYYDSLEQIQQKLTIDKDLIQCVVSKGLTKSDIKFGMTQKPQLWDYADNVNTIEFLLKI comes from the coding sequence ATGAGTAACAAATACACTATAAAGGACGCATTTATAAAGTTAGGAGAGTTTTTAAGTCAATTTACAACTAATGGCATTGTTAAAAAAGATAATATTTTAAACAATGATTTGTTTTTTGATGGATTTAAACATCAAATTAAATTAGCTAAAGAACACAACGGTTGGTTTACCGAAAATAATATTTTATTTGCTTTAGAAGGTTGGTCTAATCTACTGACAAAAAACAATTTAAACCAATGGTTATCAGGTTATAATTTAAATGAAGTTGAAGCAAAAAAGATAGCTATTATAATGGCAGGAAATATTCCTTTAGTTGGATTTCATGACTTTTTAAGCGTTATAATCACTGGACATGAAGTGTTAGTTAAACAATCGTCTAACGATAAACATCTTCTACCCTTTTTGGCTAAATATTTAGAGTATGTTAAACCAGATTTAAAAGGAAAAATAACGTTTACCGAAGACAAACTTCAAGATTTTGATGCTGTGATAGCAACAGGTAGCAACAATACGGCTAGGTATTTTGAGTATTATTTTAAAAATAAACCTTCAATAATTCGACAAAATAGAAATTCGGTTGCTGTTTTAACAGGTGATGAAACAGAAGAACAACTAAGCGGCTTATCCGAAGATATTTTTAGATATTACGGTTTAGGTTGTCGTAATGTGTCTAAATTATTTGTACCAAAAGACTATAATTTTGACGCTTTTTTTAAAGCGATGTACAAATGGCATCCTATAATTGAAGAAGCTAAATACGCTAACAACTACGATTATAATAAAGCAGTTTATCTAATGAGCGAATTTGACATGCTAGAAAATGGTTTTTTAATGATTAAAGAAGACCAAAGTTATGCATCGCCAATTGCTACTGTTTTTTATGAATACTATGACAGTTTAGAACAAATTCAACAAAAACTAACTATAGATAAAGATTTAATTCAATGTGTTGTTTCTAAAGGATTAACCAAAAGTGATATAAAGTTTGGTATGACACAAAAACCACAACTTTGGGACTATGCAGATAACGTGAACACAATTGAATTTTTGTTAAAAATATAG
- a CDS encoding DUF937 domain-containing protein, which translates to MAGILDLLNSDLGKTIISGVSGSTGTDENRTGSVLTMALPVLMKAMERNASSPEGAQGLLGAIMDKHDGSILDNLGGLFNGGVDDAVKTDGDKILGHVLGAKKQGVEQVIGQKAGLDAGSVGNILKVAAPILMGVLGKQARQNNVSSTNDLGGLLGGLLGGSEAKEEQSFLEKILDADGDGSVVDDVAGMVLGSAKKKGGLGGLLGSIFGK; encoded by the coding sequence ATGGCAGGTATTTTAGACTTATTAAATTCAGATTTAGGTAAAACTATAATTAGTGGTGTTTCTGGATCTACAGGAACAGATGAAAACAGAACAGGAAGCGTTTTAACTATGGCTTTACCTGTATTAATGAAAGCAATGGAGCGTAATGCTTCTTCTCCAGAAGGTGCTCAAGGACTATTAGGAGCTATTATGGATAAACATGATGGTAGTATTTTAGATAACCTTGGTGGATTATTTAATGGTGGTGTTGACGATGCTGTAAAAACAGATGGTGATAAAATCTTAGGTCATGTTTTAGGTGCAAAAAAGCAAGGTGTTGAGCAAGTCATTGGACAAAAAGCTGGATTAGATGCTGGATCTGTTGGTAATATCTTAAAAGTTGCTGCTCCAATATTAATGGGTGTTTTAGGTAAACAAGCAAGACAAAACAATGTTAGTTCAACTAACGATTTAGGTGGATTACTTGGTGGATTACTTGGTGGTAGCGAAGCTAAAGAAGAGCAAAGCTTTTTAGAAAAAATATTAGATGCAGATGGTGATGGTAGTGTTGTAGATGATGTTGCAGGAATGGTTTTAGGAAGTGCAAAGAAAAAAGGTGGACTTGGTGGTTTACTAGGAAGCATCTTTGGAAAATAA
- a CDS encoding DUF6146 family protein, translated as MKYLSLTFLLVILFYSCGPKKQITTPDDQVNIQTGDTIKISNEESDYEIIIIEPGFNNYLNSIARPEGFYSQTFLENKNIFYVQAWNNRVLQPQRFSPNLYEMQINYQQSIDYGYEVNYKLYNYFIYFQNKYKQNLLGGRVPVN; from the coding sequence ATGAAATATTTATCCTTAACCTTTCTATTAGTAATCTTGTTTTACAGTTGTGGACCAAAAAAACAAATTACTACACCAGATGACCAAGTAAATATACAAACAGGAGACACCATAAAAATATCTAATGAAGAGTCTGATTACGAAATCATTATAATAGAACCTGGATTTAATAATTATCTTAATTCTATTGCCAGACCAGAAGGATTTTATAGTCAAACCTTTCTGGAAAACAAAAATATATTTTATGTCCAAGCATGGAATAATAGAGTTTTACAACCTCAAAGATTTAGTCCAAATTTATACGAAATGCAAATTAACTATCAACAAAGCATAGATTATGGTTACGAGGTTAATTATAAGTTATATAACTACTTCATTTATTTTCAAAATAAATACAAACAAAATCTTTTAGGAGGACGAGTACCTGTAAATTAA
- the ychF gene encoding redox-regulated ATPase YchF, with protein sequence MKAGIVGLPNVGKSTLFNCLSNAKAQSANFPFCTIEPNIGVVNVPDPRLEKLETLVKPERVIPATVEIVDIAGLVKGASKGEGLGNQFLANIRETDAILHVLRCFDNDNIVHVDGSVDPIRDKETIDIELQLKDLETVEKKLDKVKRAAKTGDKEAQKEEAVLLQIKEALEAGTSIRALEFSAEDHKAYVKPLQFITEKPVMYVCNVDEGSAVSGNEYVEKVRENVKNENAEVLVLAVGTEADINELEDYEERQMFLQDIGLEEPGSAKLIRAAYNLLNQQTYFTAGVKEVRAWTVNVGATAPQAAGVIHTDFEKGFIRAEVIAYNDYVELGSEAKVKEAGKMRVEGKEYIVKDGDVMHFRFNV encoded by the coding sequence ATGAAAGCAGGAATTGTAGGCTTACCAAACGTAGGAAAATCGACTTTATTTAATTGTTTGTCTAATGCAAAAGCGCAAAGTGCAAACTTTCCGTTTTGTACTATAGAGCCTAATATTGGTGTGGTAAATGTACCAGATCCAAGATTAGAAAAATTAGAAACTTTAGTAAAACCAGAACGTGTAATTCCTGCAACTGTAGAGATTGTTGATATCGCAGGTTTAGTAAAAGGAGCTAGTAAAGGTGAAGGTTTAGGTAACCAATTTTTAGCAAATATTAGAGAAACAGATGCTATTTTACATGTGTTACGTTGTTTTGATAACGATAATATTGTGCATGTAGATGGTAGTGTTGATCCAATTAGAGATAAAGAAACTATTGATATCGAACTCCAATTAAAAGACTTAGAAACTGTAGAGAAAAAACTTGATAAAGTAAAAAGAGCTGCAAAAACAGGTGATAAAGAGGCGCAAAAAGAAGAAGCCGTATTATTACAAATAAAAGAAGCTTTAGAAGCAGGAACATCTATTAGAGCTTTAGAATTTTCTGCTGAAGACCATAAAGCTTACGTAAAACCATTACAATTTATCACAGAAAAGCCAGTAATGTATGTATGTAATGTAGACGAAGGTAGTGCTGTTTCTGGTAATGAATATGTTGAAAAAGTTCGAGAAAACGTAAAAAATGAAAATGCTGAAGTTTTAGTCCTTGCAGTAGGAACAGAAGCAGATATTAACGAGCTTGAAGATTATGAAGAGCGCCAAATGTTTTTACAAGATATAGGTTTAGAAGAACCAGGATCTGCAAAATTAATTAGAGCAGCTTATAATTTATTAAACCAACAAACCTATTTTACAGCAGGAGTTAAAGAAGTAAGAGCTTGGACTGTTAATGTAGGTGCTACAGCGCCACAAGCAGCAGGAGTAATCCATACCGATTTTGAAAAAGGATTTATTAGAGCAGAAGTTATTGCTTATAATGATTATGTTGAGTTAGGTAGTGAAGCTAAAGTAAAAGAAGCTGGTAAAATGCGAGTTGAAGGTAAAGAATACATCGTAAAAGATGGCGATGTGATGCATTTTAGATTCAATGTGTAA
- the serC gene encoding 3-phosphoserine/phosphohydroxythreonine transaminase, with amino-acid sequence MQRHNFSAGPCVLPQEVLQKASQAVLDFDNGLSLIEISHRSKSFVDIMEQARSLALELLGLEGKGYKALFLQGGASMQFLMVAQNMLEKRAAYLNTGTWSDKAIKEARIFDDIVEVASSKDANYNYIPKGFDIPEDYDYFHCTSNNTIFGTQIKEFPNSPIPMVCDMSSDIFSRTLDFSKFDIIYAGAQKNMGPAGTTLVVIKEDVLGKVSRKIPSMLDYKVHIDKSSMFNTPPVFAVYTSMLTLQWLKDLGGIAAIEKENEKKARLIYSEIDLNPLFKGFAAKEDRSFMNATFTLTNDDLKETFDTMWKEAGINGLNGHRSVGGYRASMYNALSLDSVKVLVEVMSELETKA; translated from the coding sequence ATGCAAAGACACAATTTTAGCGCAGGTCCATGCGTATTGCCTCAAGAAGTATTACAAAAAGCCTCTCAAGCGGTTTTAGATTTTGACAATGGTTTATCATTAATAGAAATCTCCCACAGAAGTAAATCCTTTGTAGATATTATGGAGCAAGCACGATCTTTAGCTCTAGAATTACTTGGTTTAGAAGGTAAAGGCTATAAAGCTTTATTTTTACAAGGTGGCGCAAGCATGCAATTTTTAATGGTAGCACAAAACATGTTAGAAAAACGTGCTGCTTATTTAAATACAGGAACATGGAGTGATAAAGCCATTAAAGAAGCTAGAATATTTGATGATATTGTAGAAGTAGCTTCATCTAAAGACGCTAACTATAACTACATACCAAAAGGATTTGACATTCCTGAAGATTACGATTATTTTCACTGTACATCAAACAACACCATATTTGGAACACAAATAAAAGAATTTCCAAACTCACCAATACCAATGGTATGTGATATGAGTTCCGATATTTTTTCAAGAACATTAGATTTTTCAAAATTTGATATTATTTATGCTGGAGCTCAAAAAAATATGGGTCCTGCAGGAACAACTTTAGTCGTAATTAAAGAAGATGTTTTAGGTAAAGTTTCACGTAAAATACCATCAATGCTAGACTATAAGGTACATATAGACAAAAGCTCAATGTTTAATACGCCACCAGTATTTGCTGTGTACACTAGTATGTTAACGTTACAATGGTTAAAAGATTTAGGCGGAATTGCTGCAATTGAAAAAGAAAACGAGAAAAAAGCACGTTTAATTTATTCTGAAATAGATTTAAACCCTTTATTTAAAGGATTTGCAGCTAAAGAAGATCGTTCATTTATGAATGCAACTTTTACATTAACAAACGACGATTTAAAAGAAACTTTTGACACCATGTGGAAAGAAGCAGGTATTAACGGTCTTAACGGTCACAGAAGTGTTGGCGGTTACCGTGCAAGTATGTACAATGCATTATCTTTAGACAGTGTAAAAGTACTTGTTGAAGTAATGAGTGAATTAGAAACAAAAGCATAA
- a CDS encoding DUF6787 family protein — protein MEKFKNRWEIQQNWQLLFPVIGLSALIYSAYKLSKIFSNQLIIKIISTIIISILLVRFTLFLFKKLENKWKVNYKWEMIRIFMVFAITGSSSVFIGRPLIAFLGITKENLNPFIYWVLYIIIGLIFYQILLVFYGWLFGQFQFFWNFEKKMLRRFGLGRFLNE, from the coding sequence ATGGAAAAATTTAAAAATCGCTGGGAAATTCAACAAAATTGGCAGTTACTTTTTCCTGTAATTGGTCTTTCTGCTTTAATATATTCAGCATATAAACTTTCTAAAATATTTTCTAATCAACTAATAATCAAAATTATAAGTACTATTATAATTTCTATATTATTGGTGAGATTTACTTTGTTTTTATTTAAAAAATTAGAAAATAAATGGAAAGTAAACTATAAATGGGAAATGATTAGAATTTTTATGGTTTTTGCAATAACCGGATCATCTTCTGTTTTTATTGGCAGACCATTAATTGCTTTTTTAGGAATTACTAAAGAAAACTTAAATCCTTTTATTTATTGGGTTTTATATATTATTATTGGCCTTATTTTTTACCAAATATTATTAGTATTTTATGGATGGTTATTTGGTCAGTTTCAATTTTTTTGGAACTTTGAAAAAAAAATGCTCAGACGTTTTGGTTTAGGACGTTTTTTAAACGAATAA
- a CDS encoding TonB-dependent receptor, which yields MKQFLFMLIAMVSTVTIAQNNISGQITINDSSEPIPYANIYFPQLEKGTTTDDNGNFTINNLPSGVQKITISVIGFEAFSENITLPATSPFQFQLKPSAIEMDEVILSTPFHKLQKDNVMKVEQEKISTLKAKGAVTLSDGITNIAGVESITTGMGIGKPVIRGLSSNRVLVYAQGVRLENQQFGAEHGLGINDDGIESVEVIKGPASLLYGSDALGGVLYLNPERFAEPNSTATNINTRYFTNTDGYNVNFGHKASADQFKFLIRLGQAEHSDYQTQDYRVTNTRFREQDLKAGLGYQNTNFKTDFRYNVNLSKLGIPEEIGNQSDLKTPLEPYQSLTNHILSSKSTWFFDNSSLDINLGYIYNDRQEFEDHHHEEHGEEHHDEDEDEHHENEVPALHMKLKTFNYNIKYNLPIMGKFETIVGVQGMLQNNSNYGEEQLIPDATTNDVGVLATSHIHFETFDVQLGARFDHRSIDLDNAITKQFNSFNGAAGIKANVTKAIVARLNLATGFRAPNLSELVSDGTHHGTNRYEIGNIDLKNEQNFQTDLALEYTNEHFEIFANGFYNHINNYIYLAPNGNFIDNTPVYNYLQSNARLFGGEFGVHLHPHPLDWLHLESSFETVTGQQDNNDYLPLIPANSLTNTLRAEFNTNTLKNSYAFVKLRTTFAQNNVSQFETTTPSYNLLSAGIGTTVTLFKNPLDISIAGTNLTDKVYINHLSRLKTDGIANMGRNISFGLNYTL from the coding sequence ATGAAACAATTTTTATTTATGCTAATTGCTATGGTATCTACCGTAACAATTGCACAAAACAATATATCTGGACAAATCACTATTAATGATTCTTCAGAGCCTATTCCTTATGCAAATATTTATTTTCCGCAGTTAGAAAAAGGAACAACTACCGATGACAACGGAAACTTCACTATAAATAATTTACCTTCTGGTGTTCAAAAAATAACCATTTCGGTAATTGGTTTTGAGGCCTTTTCAGAAAACATTACGCTACCGGCAACAAGCCCGTTTCAATTTCAACTAAAACCTTCTGCTATAGAAATGGATGAAGTTATTCTTTCAACGCCATTTCATAAGCTTCAAAAAGATAATGTAATGAAGGTTGAACAAGAAAAAATAAGCACATTAAAAGCAAAAGGTGCTGTAACTTTATCTGACGGAATTACCAATATTGCTGGTGTAGAAAGCATAACAACTGGTATGGGAATTGGTAAACCTGTTATTAGAGGTTTAAGCAGTAATCGTGTGTTAGTTTATGCGCAAGGTGTACGTCTAGAAAACCAACAGTTTGGTGCAGAACACGGTTTAGGTATAAATGATGATGGTATAGAAAGCGTCGAAGTGATAAAAGGTCCAGCATCTTTACTTTACGGTAGTGATGCACTTGGTGGCGTTTTATATCTAAATCCTGAACGTTTTGCAGAACCAAATAGCACTGCAACTAATATAAACACTAGATATTTTACAAATACAGATGGTTACAATGTTAATTTTGGACATAAAGCATCTGCAGATCAATTTAAATTCTTAATTAGATTAGGTCAAGCAGAACATAGCGACTATCAAACACAAGATTATAGAGTAACCAATACACGTTTTAGAGAACAAGATTTAAAGGCTGGTTTAGGTTACCAAAACACAAATTTTAAAACCGATTTTAGATATAATGTTAACCTTTCTAAACTTGGTATTCCTGAGGAAATTGGAAATCAATCTGATTTAAAAACACCTTTAGAGCCTTACCAAAGCTTAACCAACCATATTTTAAGTTCAAAAAGTACGTGGTTTTTTGACAATTCTAGCCTAGATATTAATTTAGGCTATATCTACAACGATAGACAAGAATTTGAAGACCATCATCACGAAGAACACGGTGAAGAACACCATGACGAAGATGAAGATGAACACCACGAAAACGAAGTGCCAGCACTACACATGAAGTTAAAAACCTTTAACTACAACATTAAATACAACTTACCAATTATGGGTAAATTTGAAACTATTGTTGGTGTACAAGGTATGCTTCAAAACAACAGTAATTATGGCGAAGAACAATTAATACCAGACGCAACAACAAATGATGTTGGTGTGTTAGCTACATCACATATTCATTTTGAAACTTTTGATGTGCAATTAGGTGCACGTTTTGATCACAGAAGTATAGATTTAGACAACGCTATTACTAAACAATTTAACAGCTTTAATGGTGCTGCTGGTATCAAAGCTAATGTGACTAAGGCTATTGTAGCACGATTAAACCTTGCTACAGGATTTAGAGCACCAAATTTATCTGAGCTAGTGTCTGATGGTACACACCACGGAACAAATAGATACGAGATAGGAAATATAGACCTTAAAAATGAGCAAAACTTTCAAACCGATTTAGCATTAGAATATACTAACGAGCATTTTGAAATCTTTGCCAACGGTTTTTATAACCACATTAATAATTACATCTATTTAGCGCCTAACGGAAACTTTATAGACAACACACCTGTATATAATTATTTACAAAGTAATGCGCGTTTATTTGGTGGCGAGTTTGGTGTACACTTACATCCGCATCCTTTAGATTGGTTACATTTAGAATCTAGTTTTGAAACTGTAACTGGACAACAAGATAATAATGATTATTTACCATTAATACCTGCTAACAGTTTAACCAATACGTTACGTGCAGAGTTTAATACCAATACCTTAAAAAACAGTTATGCATTTGTAAAACTACGTACTACGTTTGCACAAAATAATGTTAGCCAGTTTGAAACCACAACACCAAGCTATAACCTTTTAAGCGCTGGTATTGGCACAACGGTTACATTATTTAAAAATCCTTTAGATATAAGCATTGCAGGTACTAACTTAACCGACAAAGTGTACATTAACCATTTATCACGCTTAAAAACAGATGGTATTGCTAATATGGGACGTAATATTAGTTTTGGTTTAAATTATACCTTATAA
- a CDS encoding D-2-hydroxyacid dehydrogenase: MKVLANDGISNSGIEALEAAGFNVNTTTVAQEQLIDYINKNEISVLLVRSATKVRKDIIDACSSLKIIGRGGVGMDNIDVEYAREKGLHVINTPAASSHSVAELVFAHLYGLARFLHNANRDMPLEGDTKFKALKKAYAKGTELKGKTLGIIGFGRIGQATAKVAIGAGMKVIAFDPFIEKANLELEFFDGQKLNFNIETESKEEVIKKSDFLTLHVPAQKEYVIGKDEFDNMKDGVIIVNAARGGVLDEIALVNAIESGKVARAALDVFEKEPQPEIQLLMNTSLSLTPHTGAATNEAQDRIGVELADQIKSLLLND; encoded by the coding sequence ATGAAAGTATTAGCAAACGACGGTATATCAAACAGTGGTATAGAAGCTTTAGAAGCTGCTGGATTTAACGTAAATACGACTACAGTAGCACAAGAACAATTAATAGATTATATAAATAAAAACGAAATCTCTGTACTTTTAGTAAGAAGCGCAACAAAAGTAAGAAAAGACATTATAGATGCTTGTTCATCCTTAAAAATAATAGGTCGTGGCGGCGTTGGTATGGATAATATTGATGTTGAATACGCAAGAGAAAAAGGATTACACGTAATAAATACTCCTGCTGCGTCTTCGCATTCTGTTGCAGAACTAGTGTTTGCTCACCTTTATGGTTTAGCAAGATTTTTACACAATGCGAACAGAGATATGCCTTTAGAAGGAGATACAAAATTTAAGGCATTAAAAAAAGCATATGCTAAAGGTACCGAATTAAAAGGAAAAACTTTAGGAATTATAGGTTTTGGTCGTATTGGACAAGCAACTGCAAAAGTAGCGATTGGTGCAGGAATGAAAGTCATTGCATTTGATCCTTTTATTGAAAAAGCTAACTTAGAATTAGAGTTTTTTGATGGTCAAAAACTAAATTTCAATATAGAAACTGAATCTAAAGAAGAAGTGATTAAAAAATCTGACTTTTTAACGCTTCACGTACCAGCACAAAAAGAATATGTAATTGGTAAAGACGAGTTTGATAACATGAAAGATGGTGTTATTATTGTTAACGCAGCTCGTGGTGGCGTTTTAGATGAAATCGCTTTAGTCAATGCTATTGAAAGCGGCAAAGTAGCAAGAGCTGCTTTAGATGTTTTTGAAAAAGAGCCACAACCAGAAATTCAGTTATTAATGAATACAAGTTTATCTTTAACTCCACATACTGGTGCAGCAACTAACGAAGCGCAAGATAGAATTGGTGTTGAGTTAGCTGATCAGATTAAAAGTTTACTTTTAAACGATTAA